A genomic stretch from Gorilla gorilla gorilla isolate KB3781 chromosome 20, NHGRI_mGorGor1-v2.1_pri, whole genome shotgun sequence includes:
- the LRG1 gene encoding leucine-rich alpha-2-glycoprotein, producing MSSWSRQRPKSPGGIQPHVSRTLFLLLLLAASAWGLTLSPKDCQVFRSDHGSSISCQSPAEIPSSLPADTVHLAVEFFNLTHLPANLLQGASKLQELHLSSNGLESLSPEFLRPVPQLRVLDLTRNALTGLPPGLFQASAALDTLVLKENQLEVLEVSWLHGLKALGHLDLSGNRLRKLPPGLLANFTLLRTLDLGENQLETLPPDLLRGPLQLERLHLEGNKLQVLGKDLLLPQPDLRYLFLNGNKLARVAAGAFQGLRQLDMLDLSNNSLASVPEGLWASLGQPNWDMRDGFDISGNPWICDQNLSDLYRWLQAQKDKMFSQNDTRCAGPEAVKGQTLLAVAKSQ from the coding sequence CCCAGGGGGCATTCAACCCCATGTTTCTAGAACTCTgttcctgctgctgctgttggcAGCCTCAGCCTGGGGGCTCACCCTGAGCCCCAAAGACTGCCAGGTGTTCCGCTCAGACCATGGCAGCTCCATCTCCTGTCAATCACCTGCCGAAATCCCCAGCTCCCTGCCAGCCGACACCGTGCACCTGGCCGTGGAATTCTTCAACCTGACCCACCTGCCAGCCAACCTCCTCCAGGGCGCCTCTAAGCTCCAAGAATTGCACCTCTCCAGCAACGGGCTGGAAAGCCTCTCGCCCGAATTCCTGCGGCCAGTGCCGCAGCTGAGGGTGCTGGATCTAACCCGAAACGCCCTGACTGGGCTGCCCCCGGGCCTCTTCCAGGCCTCAGCCGCCCTGGACACCCTGGTGTTGAAAGAAAACCAGCTGGAGGTCCTGGAGGTCTCGTGGCTACACGGCCTGAAAGCTCTGGGGCACCTGGACCTGTCTGGGAACCGCCTCCGGAAACTGCCCCCCGGGCTGCTGGCCAACTTCACCCTCCTGCGCACCCTTGACCTTGGGGAGAACCAGTTGGAGACCTTGCCACCTGACCTCCTGAGGGGTCCGCTGCAATTAGAACGGCTACATCTAGAAGGCAACAAATTGCAAGTACTGGGAAAAGATCTCCTCTTGCCCCAGCCGGACCTGCGCTACCTTTTCCTGAACGGCAACAAGCTGGCCAGGGTGGCAGCCGGTGCCTTCCAGGGCCTGCGGCAGCTGGACATGCTGGACCTCTCCAATAACTCGCTGGCCAGCGTGCCCGAGGGGCTCTGGGCATCCCTAGGGCAGCCAAACTGGGACATGCGGGATGGCTTCGACATCTCCGGCAACCCCTGGATCTGTGACCAGAACCTGAGCGACCTCTATCGTTGGCTTCAGGCCCAAAAAGACAAGATGTTTTCCCAGAATGACACGCGCTGTGCTGGGCCTGAAGCCGTGAAGGGCCAGACGCTCCTGGCAGTCGCCAAGTCCCAGTGA